The following coding sequences lie in one Saccopteryx bilineata isolate mSacBil1 chromosome 5, mSacBil1_pri_phased_curated, whole genome shotgun sequence genomic window:
- the NEU2 gene encoding sialidase-2 has protein sequence MASCPVLQRERVFQSGTHAYRIPALLYLPRQKTLLAFAEKRLSKKDEHAELIVLRRGSYDASTHRVQWHGQEVVAQAQLEGHRSMNPSPLYDEKTGTLFLFFIAIPQQVSEHHQLHTRVNVTRLCQVTSPDHGRSWSPARDLTASAIGPAHKEWATFAVGPGHCLQLHNEARSLVVPAYAYRLLHAHQRPSPFAFCLLSHDHGLTWARGNFVAQDTLECQVAEVGGAHQRVVYLNARSPLRARIQAESANDGLDFKGARSVRKLVEPPHGCHGSVVSFPGPGAGPDSPHRWLLYTHPTDPQQRSNLGAYLNTRPPAPDAWSQPALLAVGSCAYSDLQSLGVGPDGSPQFGCLYESDNYEEIVFLLFTLKQAFQADRSPR, from the exons atggCCTCCTGCCCCGTCCTGCAGAGGGAGAGGGTGTTCCAGTCGGGAACCCACGCCTACAGAATCCCTGCCCTGCTTTACCTGCCGCGGCAGAAGACCCTGCTGGCCTTCGCGGAGAAGCGGCTGAGCAAGAAGGACGAGCACGCGGAGCTGATCGTCCTGCGCAGGGGAAGCTACGATGCATCCACCCACCGGGTCCAG TGGCACGGCCAGGAGGTGGTGGCCCAAGCCCAGCTGGAGGGCCACCGGTCCATGAACCCGAGCCCTTTGTACGATGAGAAGACGGggaccctcttcctcttcttcattgCCATCCCCCAGCAGGTCTCCGAGCACCACCAGCTCCACACCAGGGTCAACGTGACGCGGCTGTGCCAGGTCACCAGCCCCGACCACGGGAGGTCCTGGAGCCCCGCCAGAGACCTCACCGCCTCGGCCATCGGCCCGGCCCACAAGGAATGGGCCACGTTTGCGGTGGGCCCGGGGCACTGCCTGCAGCTGCACAACGAGGCGCGGAGCCTGGTGGTGCCAGCCTACGCCTACCGGCtcctgcacgcccaccagcggcCCAGCCCCTTCGCCTTCTGCCTCCTCAGCCACGACCACGGGCTCACGTGGGCAAGAGGCAACTTTGTGGCCCAGGACACCCTGGAGTGCCAAGTGGCTGAGGTCGGGGGAGCCCACCAGAGAGTGGTGTATCTGAACGCCAGAAGCCCCCTCCGAGCCAGGATCCAGGCCGAAAGCGCCAATGACGGGCTCGATTTCAAGGGCGCCCGGTCAGTGCGGAAGCTCGTGGAGCCTCCCCATGGCTGCCACGGGAGCGTGGTCAGCTTCCCCGGCCCCGGTGCGGGGCCGGACTCCCCTCACAGGTGGCTGCTCTACACTCACCCGACGGACCCCCAGCAGAGATCCAACCTGGGCGCCTACCTCAACACGCGGCCCCCGGCCCCCGACGCCTGGTCCCAGCCCGCCCTGCTGGCCGTGGGCAGCTGCGCCTACTCGGACCTCCAGAGCCTGGGCGTCGGCCCCGATGGCTCGCCCCAGTTCGGGTGTCTGTACGAATCTGATAACTACGAGGAGATCGTCTTCCTCCTGTTCACCCTGAAACAGGCCTTCCAAGCGGACCGTTCCCCTCGGTGA